The Maridesulfovibrio salexigens DSM 2638 region ATTATGATCCTGACCGCAACCGGCGAACATGGGGCCGTGACAAAGCTGTATTTGCTCAGCCGGAATACGATAAATGGTGGGAAATTTGGACTGATGAAGGCTGGACAAGTCTGGGATTGGCCAAGAATTATGATTGGATGCACATACAAGCTGCAGCAATATAAAAGATAAAATCCCTCTCAATTCGTAAGAACTGAGAGGGATTTTTCATTGCGGTGGGAATGCTATTACATCATTCCGGCTACTTTGTTCATCAAACGGACGAGCTGGTTGGTGAAGCTGGCTTCATTGTCGTACCAGATGATGAGCTTGAGCATTTTCCCGTCCATGACTTCGGTCAGAGGGCCGTCAACAACACCGCCATGGGTATCGCCAAGGTAGTCGGTGGAAACGAGGGGCTTTTCTGTGTAGCCCATGTGCTCGTTAGCAGCTTTGGCAAGCACGGCGTTAACTTCTTCCTTAGTGGTTTCGCGACCGAGGTCACAGGTAAGGTCCACAAGGGAGACGTTAGGTGTGGGAACGCGGATGGACATGCCGTCCAGTTTGCCTTTCAGTTCGGGAATAACCATGGTTACAGCCTTAGCTGCGCCGGTGGTAGTGGGTACCATGTTCACAGCACAGGCACGGGCGCGGCGGATATCCTTGTGGGAACCGTCCAGAACCCTCTGGCTCATGGTGTAGGCGTGAACAGTGGTCATCAGACCGCGTTCAAGACCGAACTCATCGTTAATGACTTTGGCAACAGGGGCAAGACAGTTGGTGGTGCAGGATGCGCCGGAAATAATGTTGTGTTCCGGTTTAATGTCACCATCGTTCACACCCATAACAATTGTGGTGTCGGAATCAATTCCGGGGGAGCTGATGATAACTTTCTTCGCACCGCAGGCCATGTGTTTTTCACAGCTTGCACGGTCACGGAATTTACCTGTTGTTTCAACAACCATGTCACAGCCGAGGTCTTTCCAGATCCACTCACCGGGAGCGCATCTGGTTACCTTGATCTGCTTGCCGTTGATGGTGAAACCGTCATCATTGGCTTCTACATCAGCATGGAAAGTTCCATGAACGGAATCGTGCTTGAAAAGAAGAGCGAGGTCTTCGTTTGATGCACGGGCGTTGATAGCAACAAGATCAAAATCCTTACTGTCGTGAATCAGGCGGACGAGGTAGCGCCCGATTCTGCCAAATCCATTAATACCTACTTTTACAGCCATTGCTTGTTTTCTCCTTATTCTGTCTAAGAAATCTCGAAATCCGGACAGCTTCCCTAGCTTGTCCGGTTATATTCAAAATTTCAGGGGCTTAAACACTCCTGAGCCGCGATTTTTCCCTGGTTGCGGCGTATTCAAGCCCTGAGACATTCTTCCCTTTGGCATCTGTAAAGATGCGGGTCCCTGGTTATATTATACAGGCCGTTAATTCCCTAAAATAACGGCCTGTAAAAATTATGCTTTATTGGAGCAGCCCAGCACATTGATAATCTTGTGGCGGACCATTTCCTTAACGGCCTCGCGGGATGCACCCAGATAACCCCTCGGATCAAATACGGTGGGGTTTTCGGCCATGAATTTACGGATAACACCGGTCATTGCAAGACGAATGTCGGTGTCGATATTGATTTTGCAGACTGCTTTGGAAGCTGCTTTGCGCAGGAGATCTTCGGGTACACCCTTAGCTCCGGCAATGTCGCCGCCGAATTCGTTCGCCATGGCAACAAATTCAGGAACAACGCTGGATGCGCCGTGCAGAACGATGGGGTAGTTGGGCAGCAGAGATGCGATTTTATCAAGACGGTCAAAATCAAGCTTTGCTTCACCTGTGAACTTGTATGCGCCGTGGCTGGTGCCGATGGCGATAGCGAGGGAGTCGCAGCCTGTGCGCTCAACAAATTCAACTGCTTCGTCAGGATCGGTGTAGATGGTTTTTTCGGAAACAACATCTTCTTCTACGCCGGCGAGACGTCCAAGTTCAGCTTCAACCCATACGCCTCTTTCGTGGGCATATTCAACAACCTTCTTGGTTTCAGCGATGTTTTCCTCAAAAGGAAGATGTGAGCCGTCGATCATTACGGATGTGAATCCGCCGTCGATTACTTCTTTGCAGATTTCAAAGTTTGCGCCGTGGTCGAGATGAAGCACTACCGGAAGGTCGGTATCCAGCAGTGCAGCTTCCATGAGTTTCATGATGTAGCCCAAACCGGCATATTTTTTAGCACCGGCGGAAACCTGAAGAATGAGGGGAGCGTTCTCCTCGCTACCCGCTTCCATGATTCCCTGAATGATCTCCATGTTGTTCACGTTGAACGCGCCAATGGCATAGCCGCCGGCATAGGCTCCCTCGAACATTTCCTTGGGCGAAACTAGTGGCATGTAATCCTCCTTAGTGGATAACTATACTTAAATGATGAAGCGGCATTTTTCCTGAAATTTTTATCTGGCAGACAGTATATCGTGTCAGCCATACTTCCCTTATTCAGTTGCAGTTGCCGCAAATTGGTTCCAAATACACTCTATATATCCTATCAAGAAACAAAATGTCCATATACTCTTTAAAAAGTTATGAACTATATACCGAAGCTTTGCTCCAGAGTTGCAATTGCTTCCCGATCGGTGAAATCAAAATGTAGTGGTGTCATGGTAATGTGGCCCTTGGTCAGCAGATCCCTGTCTGTGCCAGGGCTTATCTTTTCCTTGGGCATAACACCGTTCAGCCAGTAATATTTGTGTCCGCGCGGGTCTTCGCGTGCTTCATACCAGTCCTGCCATGAAACACGTGTATGGCGGCAGATTTTAAGCTCTTCGGCGTCCTTTACCGGAACTGCCGGAAAATTAAGATTAACAACGGTTTTATCGCCAAGACTGTCCCAGGGAATTTTTTTGAGCAATTCTGCGCAGTAATCTCCCTGATCGGTGAGTTCTTCCGGTTTGAAGCTGTCGTAAGAGACTGCCATAGCCGGATAACCCATCAGCGCACCTTCGGTTGCAGCGGATACTGTTCCTGAGTATAGAATATCAACGCCGACGTTCGCACCGCTGTTGATCCCGGAAACCACGATGTCCGGTTTTGTCTCCAGCAGGGTGGTCAGTCCGAGCTTGACGCAATCTACCGGAGTCCCGTAAACACCCAGCCCGGTAAAACCATCTTCTTCAAACTTCTTGACTCGAAGGGGTGAAGAGAGCGATACGGCGTGTCCCACTGCGGATTGTTCCGCAACAGGGGCGACCACCTGGACATTCATTCCGGCCCTTTTCAAGCCGTGATAGAGCGCGCGAAGGCCCACAGCCTGTATGCCGTCATCGTTGGTCAGTAGTATATTCATCAGTTTTCTCCGGTGGACATTTCAAAAATAATTGGACAGTCTTCCCGTGGGTTGACTATGAATACAAATTCCGGGCAGTTATATAAAAACGCCGTTGACAAGTTTAAAAATATCGTTGCCTGTTGGCGAGGTATCAAAGCAATTCAGGAATAGCAAGAAGTGTCACAAAAATATACATATATTAAAGATCTTATAAACGGGGAGAGAGTCAAGGATATCTTTCTCATCGGCGATGCCCAGCTGCGTGAATCAAGGAACGGTCCGTTCTGGAATTTGCGTTTGCAGGATAATTCCGGAGCGGTTGAAGCGAAAATATGGAGCCCGTTAAGTCAATCTTTTCCGACACTTGAAGCTGGTATGTTTGTTGTCGCCGGTGGAATGGTCGGATCATTCAGAGATAAGCCGCAGTTAACTGTGGAAGTCCTTGATATTCTGAATCCTGAATATGCAGGCCTGGACATCACCGATTTTCTTCCTTCGAGTAAAGATAAGCCCGAAGACATGATGCAGGAACTGGACTATCTCATTGCAGAGCACATGGTTCATATT contains the following coding sequences:
- the gap gene encoding type I glyceraldehyde-3-phosphate dehydrogenase, producing the protein MAVKVGINGFGRIGRYLVRLIHDSKDFDLVAINARASNEDLALLFKHDSVHGTFHADVEANDDGFTINGKQIKVTRCAPGEWIWKDLGCDMVVETTGKFRDRASCEKHMACGAKKVIISSPGIDSDTTIVMGVNDGDIKPEHNIISGASCTTNCLAPVAKVINDEFGLERGLMTTVHAYTMSQRVLDGSHKDIRRARACAVNMVPTTTGAAKAVTMVIPELKGKLDGMSIRVPTPNVSLVDLTCDLGRETTKEEVNAVLAKAANEHMGYTEKPLVSTDYLGDTHGGVVDGPLTEVMDGKMLKLIIWYDNEASFTNQLVRLMNKVAGMM
- the fba gene encoding class II fructose-1,6-bisphosphate aldolase, producing the protein MPLVSPKEMFEGAYAGGYAIGAFNVNNMEIIQGIMEAGSEENAPLILQVSAGAKKYAGLGYIMKLMEAALLDTDLPVVLHLDHGANFEICKEVIDGGFTSVMIDGSHLPFEENIAETKKVVEYAHERGVWVEAELGRLAGVEEDVVSEKTIYTDPDEAVEFVERTGCDSLAIAIGTSHGAYKFTGEAKLDFDRLDKIASLLPNYPIVLHGASSVVPEFVAMANEFGGDIAGAKGVPEDLLRKAASKAVCKINIDTDIRLAMTGVIRKFMAENPTVFDPRGYLGASREAVKEMVRHKIINVLGCSNKA
- the surE gene encoding 5'/3'-nucleotidase SurE; amino-acid sequence: MNILLTNDDGIQAVGLRALYHGLKRAGMNVQVVAPVAEQSAVGHAVSLSSPLRVKKFEEDGFTGLGVYGTPVDCVKLGLTTLLETKPDIVVSGINSGANVGVDILYSGTVSAATEGALMGYPAMAVSYDSFKPEELTDQGDYCAELLKKIPWDSLGDKTVVNLNFPAVPVKDAEELKICRHTRVSWQDWYEAREDPRGHKYYWLNGVMPKEKISPGTDRDLLTKGHITMTPLHFDFTDREAIATLEQSFGI